In Alkaliphilus flagellatus, one DNA window encodes the following:
- a CDS encoding D-cysteine desulfhydrase family protein: MIKLPNRIHLANLPTRIERLDRLSKELGGPQIFIKRDDQTGSEISGNKIRKLEYVIQEALDQNCNYLITCGGIQSNHARATAAASSKLGLRSCVVLRSSGNDSLEGNYFLNKVLGADIEFISPEDYKERRMEIMDEIKARLIKEGHRPYIIPEGASNGIGTFGYYTAMEEILEQEKNMGIKFDAIVLATGSGGTYSGMFLANKLLGHGTKIFGINICDNAPYFQDRIYGILQESFSYIDKTIDFSKNEIEIIDGYVGEGYAQSTSEELEFIHYLAKLEGVILDPVYTGKAMYGLVNEIKKGNFNKYKNILFIHTGGLFGLFSKKDLFFS, translated from the coding sequence ATGATAAAGTTACCAAATAGAATTCATCTTGCAAACTTACCTACTAGAATAGAAAGGCTAGATCGATTATCAAAAGAATTAGGTGGACCTCAAATATTTATAAAAAGAGATGACCAAACGGGATCTGAAATTTCAGGAAACAAGATTCGAAAACTAGAATATGTTATACAGGAAGCATTAGATCAAAACTGTAATTATTTAATTACCTGTGGTGGAATACAATCTAATCATGCTAGAGCAACAGCCGCAGCATCATCTAAACTAGGACTTCGTTCATGCGTTGTTCTTAGAAGTAGCGGGAATGATTCTTTAGAAGGGAATTATTTTCTTAATAAGGTTTTAGGAGCAGATATTGAATTTATAAGTCCAGAGGATTATAAAGAAAGAAGAATGGAAATTATGGATGAAATTAAAGCCCGTCTTATTAAAGAAGGACATAGGCCATATATAATTCCTGAAGGGGCGTCTAATGGAATAGGCACATTTGGATATTATACAGCTATGGAAGAAATACTAGAGCAAGAAAAGAATATGGGAATTAAATTTGATGCTATTGTTCTTGCTACAGGCTCTGGTGGTACTTATAGTGGTATGTTTTTAGCAAACAAACTGTTAGGACATGGAACTAAGATTTTTGGTATAAATATTTGCGATAATGCCCCATATTTTCAAGATAGAATTTATGGAATTCTTCAAGAAAGTTTTAGCTATATTGACAAAACTATAGATTTTTCAAAGAATGAAATTGAAATAATAGACGGATATGTAGGCGAAGGGTATGCTCAAAGCACATCAGAGGAGCTTGAGTTTATCCATTATCTTGCCAAACTTGAAGGAGTTATTTTAGACCCTGTATACACGGGGAAAGCCATGTATGGATTGGTTAATGAAATAAAAAAAGGAAATTTTAATAAGTACAAGAATATTTTATTTATCCATACTGGTGGTTTATTTGGGTTATTTTCTAAAAAGGATTTATTTTTTAGTTAG
- a CDS encoding DUF3810 domain-containing protein, giving the protein MNNLLIIDKFKSKRKFNLLLVLIMILLCFSINKFMGNHQEILERYYSGTINKWMIQGISQITGILPFSLAEILYVGHLIAIPVILILFIYKALKGNFIPFFYKTLAYFCGLYVIFMLMWGVNYSRMSIGVMLDLETRPYLKEELYELNQALIAKGNALRAGIQENSDGVMHLDGGYQDVFSRAYKGYESIGKTVNALSGNYGRPKSIALSGPMLYTGITGMYFPFTAEVNVNTAIPNLLLPATVLHEMAHQRGFASENEANYIAYLTASAHPDIDFKYSGTVLALIHSMKALSLQDHELAATLSATYSEGLKRDIRNYNEFWKVYEGKVNETANKVNDTYLKGNGEKDGIKNYGRMVDLLLAHFIKHGEI; this is encoded by the coding sequence ATGAATAACTTGTTAATCATTGATAAATTCAAGTCTAAAAGGAAATTTAATCTACTTTTGGTACTAATAATGATTTTATTATGTTTTTCAATTAATAAATTTATGGGAAATCATCAGGAAATATTAGAAAGGTATTACTCGGGTACCATTAATAAGTGGATGATTCAAGGTATTAGCCAAATTACAGGGATACTTCCATTTTCTTTGGCGGAGATTTTATATGTGGGGCATCTAATTGCCATTCCAGTAATACTTATACTTTTTATTTACAAGGCATTAAAGGGCAATTTCATTCCGTTTTTTTATAAAACCTTGGCATACTTTTGTGGGTTGTATGTGATCTTTATGTTAATGTGGGGGGTTAACTATAGTCGAATGTCCATTGGAGTAATGCTAGATTTAGAAACACGACCTTATTTAAAGGAAGAACTCTATGAATTGAATCAAGCTCTCATCGCAAAGGGAAATGCATTGAGAGCAGGAATACAGGAAAATTCAGATGGGGTGATGCACTTAGATGGAGGTTACCAAGATGTTTTTTCTAGGGCATATAAAGGTTATGAATCAATTGGAAAAACAGTAAATGCGCTTTCTGGAAACTACGGAAGACCTAAATCAATAGCTCTTTCAGGTCCAATGCTGTATACAGGTATTACTGGAATGTATTTTCCGTTTACGGCTGAGGTAAATGTTAATACTGCTATTCCGAATTTACTGTTGCCAGCTACAGTACTTCACGAGATGGCCCATCAAAGAGGATTTGCCAGTGAGAATGAAGCCAATTATATTGCATATCTAACAGCATCGGCACATCCAGATATAGATTTTAAGTATTCGGGAACTGTACTAGCTTTGATTCACTCGATGAAAGCTCTTTCGTTACAAGACCATGAGCTAGCAGCAACTTTAAGTGCGACTTATTCAGAAGGACTAAAAAGAGATATTAGGAATTATAATGAATTTTGGAAAGTATATGAAGGAAAAGTAAATGAAACGGCTAATAAGGTAAATGATACTTACCTTAAGGGTAATGGCGAGAAAGATGGAATAAAAAACTATGGAAGAATGGTAGACTTACTTTTAGCTCATTTTATAAAACACGGCGAAATATAG
- a CDS encoding ribosomal maturation YjgA family protein has protein sequence MGAYDFFIFGFLFNRRNTFWITIISLLFFFSIEVSQLYQSQWINTIRNTTIGRLILGYGFLWSDLLAYTVGIAIGVLIEKQIIMV, from the coding sequence ATGGGCGCTTATGATTTTTTTATATTTGGATTTTTGTTTAATAGAAGAAATACTTTTTGGATTACTATTATATCTCTTTTATTTTTCTTCTCAATTGAGGTTAGTCAGTTATATCAATCACAATGGATAAATACAATAAGAAACACAACAATTGGCAGGTTAATTTTAGGGTACGGATTTTTGTGGAGTGACTTACTAGCATATACTGTTGGGATAGCAATAGGCGTTTTAATAGAAAAACAAATTATTATGGTATAA
- a CDS encoding class I tRNA ligase family protein: protein MSIFIGGAWPYANGSLHLGHLAALLPGDVIARYFRAKGENVLYVSGNVNYAEVIQR from the coding sequence ATGAGTATTTTTATTGGAGGAGCTTGGCCTTATGCAAATGGTTCTTTACATTTAGGGCATTTAGCTGCATTATTACCTGGGGATGTAATAGCAAGATACTTTAGGGCAAAGGGGGAAAATGTATTATATGTTTCAGGAAATGTAAATTATGCGGAAGTGATCCAAAGATAA
- a CDS encoding response regulator transcription factor — MRDNINILVVEDDIDINNLLCKMLSKQGYNVRAAYSGSEAKMCLEYYDFQLVLLDLMLPGIAGEDIISHIRKMKNMPIIVISAKLAQDTKIEVLKLGADDFIIKPFDINEVLARVEAQLRRYMVFSNTNEKQNILSHKDLILNSETVEVTIKGKPVSVTAREFAILELLMSYPNKVFTKANLFEAVWKDEFLGDDNTVNVHISNLRSKLAKADPNTEYIHTVWGIGFKMNE; from the coding sequence ATGAGGGATAATATAAACATATTAGTAGTAGAAGATGATATAGATATAAATAATCTATTATGCAAAATGTTGAGTAAGCAGGGGTACAATGTAAGAGCAGCTTATTCAGGCTCTGAAGCTAAAATGTGCCTTGAATATTATGATTTTCAACTTGTTTTACTGGATTTAATGCTGCCAGGAATAGCGGGGGAGGATATTATTTCTCACATAAGAAAAATGAAAAACATGCCTATTATAGTTATTTCCGCAAAATTAGCACAGGATACAAAGATAGAAGTATTAAAACTTGGTGCAGATGATTTCATTATAAAGCCCTTTGATATTAATGAGGTTTTAGCAAGGGTAGAAGCTCAACTAAGAAGGTATATGGTGTTTTCTAATACAAACGAAAAACAAAATATATTATCACATAAAGATTTAATATTAAATAGTGAAACAGTAGAGGTTACCATTAAGGGTAAACCAGTTTCTGTTACAGCAAGGGAGTTTGCTATATTGGAACTTTTAATGTCCTACCCAAATAAAGTTTTTACAAAAGCTAATTTATTTGAAGCTGTATGGAAGGATGAATTTTTAGGTGATGATAATACAGTAAATGTTCACATAAGTAATCTTCGATCAAAACTGGCTAAAGCCGATCCAAATACAGAGTATATTCATACAGTATGGGGGATTGGATTTAAAATGAATGAATAA
- a CDS encoding ATP-binding cassette domain-containing protein, with product MTETVLKTKDITKKYKNHLAVNNVNIDIKQGDIYGLIGKNGAGKTTLLRMISGLTMPSGGDIELFNETSNDGLNKSRMRTGCIIETPSFFPYLSATKNLEYYRIQKGIVDKKCVEDTLKMVGLEDTGKKKFKDFSLGMKQRLGLAFAIIGSPDLLILDEPINGLDPTGIVEFRELLLKLNKEKNITIIISSHILGELSQLATNYGFIHNGHLIEQISSKELEGKCKRHLAIKVDNTEKATVIIEKQLETKKYEVLNNNEIRLYDYVDTPEIVTQALVLNEVMVSSINQTGINLENYFIELIGGNYNA from the coding sequence GTGACAGAAACGGTACTTAAGACAAAAGATATAACTAAAAAGTACAAAAATCACCTTGCTGTAAATAATGTTAATATAGATATAAAGCAAGGAGATATTTATGGACTTATTGGCAAAAATGGAGCAGGGAAAACAACTCTACTTAGAATGATAAGTGGACTTACAATGCCATCAGGTGGAGATATAGAGTTATTTAATGAAACATCAAATGATGGACTAAACAAATCAAGAATGAGAACAGGATGTATAATTGAAACACCAAGCTTTTTTCCATACTTATCTGCAACTAAAAACCTTGAATATTATAGAATACAAAAAGGTATTGTAGATAAAAAATGTGTAGAGGATACTCTTAAAATGGTTGGCCTTGAGGATACTGGGAAGAAAAAATTTAAAGACTTTTCCCTTGGTATGAAGCAACGTTTAGGTTTAGCCTTTGCTATAATAGGAAGTCCAGATTTACTTATTTTAGATGAGCCTATAAACGGATTAGACCCTACTGGAATTGTAGAATTTAGAGAGCTTCTACTAAAACTTAATAAGGAAAAAAACATTACAATAATTATATCAAGTCATATATTAGGTGAGCTTTCTCAGCTCGCAACTAACTATGGGTTTATTCACAATGGTCATCTTATAGAACAAATATCGTCTAAGGAATTAGAAGGAAAATGTAAGCGCCATTTAGCAATTAAAGTAGACAATACAGAAAAAGCTACGGTTATAATAGAAAAACAACTAGAAACTAAAAAATATGAGGTATTAAATAATAATGAAATTAGATTATATGATTATGTAGATACTCCTGAAATAGTAACTCAGGCTCTTGTCCTTAATGAAGTTATGGTCTCCTCCATAAATCAAACTGGCATCAATTTAGAAAATTACTTTATTGAATTGATTGGAGGTAATTATAATGCTTAA
- a CDS encoding ABC transporter permease subunit has protein sequence MLNYIKAELYRNFNRLYYWSFVVIISGLGLLLNILMKATSVNANMDLSELMYIGIQSINLPLFLVLMMIDIVTSEENKNLTLKNAVSFGIPRNRIVLSKIIATVVLSTIAAFIILTVFLGSGAMLFGLGKDFSIDIVKDFSLRLLVALPLWIGGISVGTFLGIVFKNNTISSFVYFGVFSMTGNIISLLSVIVSPKLMNINKFLITTNLSNIKADTVASNTLGFATLVGIGFTVVFTILSMLYFNKKEIK, from the coding sequence ATGCTTAATTATATTAAAGCTGAGCTTTATAGAAATTTTAACAGATTATACTATTGGAGCTTTGTAGTTATAATATCCGGTTTAGGATTATTACTTAATATATTGATGAAGGCCACAAGTGTTAATGCTAATATGGATCTTTCAGAATTAATGTATATAGGTATTCAATCAATTAATTTACCACTATTTCTAGTTTTAATGATGATTGACATTGTTACAAGTGAAGAAAATAAAAATTTGACTTTGAAAAATGCTGTATCATTTGGTATACCTAGAAACAGAATTGTTTTATCAAAGATAATTGCTACAGTTGTTCTATCTACTATAGCAGCATTTATTATACTAACTGTCTTTTTAGGAAGTGGAGCAATGCTGTTTGGGCTTGGTAAGGACTTTTCAATAGATATAGTTAAAGATTTTTCACTAAGATTACTAGTAGCACTCCCACTATGGATTGGAGGAATATCTGTAGGCACTTTTCTAGGAATTGTATTTAAAAACAATACAATATCTAGCTTTGTTTACTTCGGAGTATTCTCTATGACTGGTAATATTATTAGTCTACTTTCAGTAATTGTGTCTCCAAAACTTATGAATATTAATAAGTTTCTTATTACAACAAACTTATCCAATATAAAAGCTGACACTGTAGCGAGCAATACTTTAGGTTTTGCGACTTTAGTAGGTATCGGATTTACAGTAGTATTTACAATTTTAAGTATGTTATACTTTAATAAAAAAGAGATTAAGTAA
- a CDS encoding sensor histidine kinase, with protein sequence MQLLTIIFLIIICGVFVTLYILSHNEVKNITNQLSRINKTNTNSKILLTFSNKEMKNLASEINKTLEEKQKSEIEHKRMDLELRQAIANISHDLRTPLTSIMGYIQLMEEDSLPCHEKKEYADIVKRRAESLQSLISSFYDLSRLEGKEYKFDLKSVNINNIMCDLIASFYKDFLTKEIEPIIDIDEKVSLVIADENAVKRIFSNLIQNALKYGNEFMYISLKEYEGYITTTFTNVARNLSEEDIAHLFERFFTADPTRSGKSTGLGLAITKELVEQMGHEISAKLADCKLSIIIKWRTTHSS encoded by the coding sequence ATGCAACTATTAACTATTATTTTTCTTATAATTATATGTGGCGTATTTGTCACTCTTTATATTTTATCACATAACGAAGTTAAGAATATAACTAATCAACTAAGTAGAATCAATAAGACTAATACTAATTCAAAAATATTACTTACTTTTTCTAATAAAGAGATGAAAAATTTAGCTTCGGAAATAAATAAAACCTTAGAAGAAAAACAAAAATCAGAAATTGAACATAAGAGGATGGATTTAGAACTTAGACAGGCTATTGCAAATATATCACATGATCTGAGGACACCACTTACATCAATAATGGGATATATACAGCTTATGGAGGAAGATAGCTTACCTTGCCATGAAAAGAAAGAATATGCAGATATAGTTAAAAGAAGAGCTGAGTCATTACAAAGTTTAATATCTAGCTTTTATGATTTATCAAGACTGGAAGGTAAGGAATATAAATTTGATCTTAAATCTGTAAATATAAATAATATAATGTGTGATTTAATAGCATCATTCTATAAGGATTTTTTAACTAAAGAGATAGAGCCTATTATTGATATAGATGAAAAAGTATCATTGGTTATTGCTGATGAAAATGCAGTAAAAAGAATTTTCTCAAACCTAATACAGAATGCTTTAAAGTATGGAAATGAGTTTATGTATATCTCTTTAAAGGAGTATGAAGGTTATATTACAACAACATTTACAAATGTCGCACGGAATTTAAGTGAGGAAGATATAGCCCATCTATTTGAACGTTTTTTTACAGCTGACCCCACAAGAAGTGGTAAAAGCACAGGACTTGGATTGGCTATAACAAAAGAATTAGTCGAACAAATGGGACACGAAATTTCAGCAAAGCTAGCTGATTGTAAGCTTAGTATAATAATAAAATGGAGAACAACACATTCTTCATAG
- a CDS encoding ABC transporter substrate-binding protein, translating into MKKRVAALALLLALSISTIAGCSNQANNVEPSKDKEVVNELEKNMLEEYGVQIGEDSVTFTDSRNQQVTLNKHPERVVVLFNSYLEIWAKNGGTVVGRIEESADKIVEGTENAEIVGTLGAISLEKVLSLKPDLVILNGNSKIQMEIVPILEDNGIGVVALDFFVKDDYFKLVRLFTALNEREDLYQANALQVKEDIEKIIEKSPKDKSYKVLIMMASAKSITARGSDAYLGEMLKDLHTTNIADTSNNTLDDKNFSLEKIIEEDPDFIFVQTTGSDMEAVLDRIKKDVESNPAWASLKAVKEGRYIFLPKDLYMFKANHRYAEAYEGLAKHLYTDLVK; encoded by the coding sequence ATGAAAAAAAGAGTAGCAGCATTAGCATTACTGTTAGCATTATCAATATCTACAATAGCAGGATGTTCAAACCAAGCAAATAATGTAGAACCTAGCAAGGATAAGGAGGTAGTAAATGAACTAGAGAAAAATATGTTAGAGGAGTATGGAGTACAGATAGGTGAAGACAGTGTTACCTTTACTGATAGTAGAAATCAGCAAGTCACACTAAATAAGCATCCGGAAAGAGTAGTAGTTCTTTTTAATTCATATTTAGAAATTTGGGCTAAAAATGGAGGTACTGTAGTTGGTAGAATAGAAGAATCGGCGGATAAGATAGTAGAGGGAACAGAAAATGCTGAAATAGTAGGGACTTTAGGAGCAATAAGCCTTGAGAAGGTATTATCATTAAAGCCAGATTTAGTAATTTTAAACGGCAACTCTAAAATTCAAATGGAGATAGTTCCTATATTAGAGGATAATGGAATTGGAGTTGTTGCCTTAGACTTTTTTGTAAAGGATGATTACTTTAAACTTGTAAGGTTATTTACTGCATTAAATGAAAGAGAAGATCTTTACCAAGCAAATGCTTTGCAAGTTAAAGAGGATATAGAGAAGATAATAGAAAAATCACCAAAGGATAAGAGTTATAAAGTATTAATAATGATGGCCAGTGCAAAAAGTATAACAGCTAGAGGATCAGATGCTTATTTAGGTGAAATGTTAAAAGATCTTCATACAACTAATATTGCAGATACATCCAATAATACTTTAGATGATAAAAACTTTAGCTTAGAAAAAATAATAGAAGAAGACCCAGATTTTATATTCGTCCAAACAACAGGAAGTGATATGGAAGCGGTATTGGATAGAATTAAAAAGGATGTAGAATCAAATCCAGCATGGGCTTCCTTAAAGGCAGTAAAAGAAGGTAGATATATTTTCTTACCAAAGGATCTTTATATGTTTAAAGCAAATCATAGATATGCAGAGGCTTATGAAGGGTTAGCAAAACATCTTTATACAGATTTAGTTAAATAA
- a CDS encoding FecCD family ABC transporter permease, giving the protein MSVGMEEEKPRKIIVLIIFILLFIASFFISVGNGAVKIAPVEIIKAIFYQKDTVNYQIIWNVRLPRTIVGALVGICLSLSGAVLQGIMRNPLASPNIIGVSSGGGLMALIILIIFPQYYYLVPIGAFLGALLATLFIYSLAWREGVLPTRLVLAGVAVSSLLSAGINGLMTFFPDRVHGVLGFMVGGLSAITWKDVNIILPYAIVGMFFLLLLPDKLNILMLGDEVATGLGVSVEKTRFVFIIISSLLAGSAVSVVGLLGFVGLIVPHMTRLFIGSDYKYLFPGTIFFGASIVMICDTLSRILFAPIEIPVGIIMSALGAPFFLYLLRKKEGLK; this is encoded by the coding sequence ATGTCAGTAGGTATGGAAGAAGAAAAACCTCGTAAAATTATAGTATTAATAATCTTTATATTATTATTTATTGCAAGTTTTTTCATAAGCGTTGGTAATGGAGCTGTAAAAATAGCCCCAGTAGAAATAATTAAAGCTATCTTTTATCAAAAAGATACAGTTAACTATCAAATAATATGGAATGTAAGACTTCCACGTACAATAGTAGGTGCATTAGTAGGCATCTGCTTATCTTTATCTGGGGCTGTTCTTCAAGGTATAATGAGAAATCCTCTAGCAAGTCCTAATATTATAGGGGTGTCATCGGGTGGAGGACTGATGGCACTTATAATATTAATAATCTTTCCGCAATATTATTACTTAGTTCCTATAGGTGCTTTTTTAGGAGCACTTTTAGCTACTCTTTTTATATATAGTTTGGCTTGGAGAGAGGGAGTATTGCCGACAAGACTAGTTTTAGCTGGAGTTGCAGTATCTTCATTACTAAGTGCAGGAATAAATGGACTTATGACGTTTTTTCCAGACAGAGTACATGGGGTATTAGGATTTATGGTAGGAGGTTTATCTGCAATAACTTGGAAAGATGTAAATATTATTTTGCCATATGCTATAGTCGGTATGTTTTTCCTACTATTATTACCTGATAAGTTAAATATATTAATGCTGGGCGATGAAGTTGCCACGGGTTTAGGTGTAAGTGTGGAAAAAACAAGGTTTGTTTTTATAATAATATCTTCATTATTAGCGGGTAGTGCTGTAAGTGTGGTAGGTTTATTAGGATTTGTAGGACTTATAGTTCCTCACATGACGAGATTATTCATAGGTTCCGATTATAAGTATTTATTTCCCGGGACAATATTTTTCGGTGCATCTATAGTGATGATCTGCGATACATTGTCTAGAATCCTCTTTGCCCCTATTGAAATACCAGTAGGAATAATAATGTCTGCCCTAGGAGCACCATTTTTTCTTTATCTACTAAGAAAAAAGGAGGGTTTAAAATAA
- a CDS encoding ABC transporter ATP-binding protein, whose protein sequence is MGIEASNLKVKYGDKEVLKNIDFHVADGEVVTIIGPNGSGKSTLIKALSRCLKITEGTIHLDGENIYNMPTKKIARNMAILPQVKSISADITVENLVSYGRYPHLNFGQRLKAEDKNIINWAIEKTGLYNLRERHVATLSGGERQRAWISMALAQKPKILLLDEPTTYLDISYQLEVLELIKELNRSLQLTVVMVLHDLNQAARYSDNIFVLNEGQICQWGSPSNIIKSNLLKDVFRIESHVYEDEINKCPYFIPYKVL, encoded by the coding sequence ATGGGAATAGAAGCATCGAACCTTAAAGTTAAATACGGTGATAAAGAAGTGTTAAAAAATATTGATTTTCATGTAGCCGATGGAGAAGTAGTCACTATTATTGGACCAAATGGTTCGGGAAAATCCACATTAATAAAAGCATTATCTAGATGTTTAAAAATAACTGAAGGAACAATTCACCTAGATGGTGAGAATATTTATAATATGCCAACTAAAAAAATAGCAAGAAATATGGCTATACTTCCACAGGTTAAAAGCATATCTGCCGACATTACAGTGGAAAATCTGGTTTCTTATGGTAGATACCCTCATCTAAATTTTGGACAAAGATTAAAGGCAGAGGATAAAAATATAATAAATTGGGCCATCGAAAAAACTGGGTTATATAATTTAAGGGAGAGACATGTGGCTACATTATCAGGAGGAGAACGTCAAAGAGCATGGATTTCTATGGCATTGGCCCAAAAACCTAAAATATTACTCCTTGATGAACCAACAACATATTTAGATATTTCATATCAACTTGAAGTACTTGAATTAATAAAAGAATTAAATAGGTCTCTACAATTAACAGTAGTTATGGTTCTACACGATTTAAATCAAGCCGCTAGATATTCTGATAATATTTTTGTGTTAAACGAAGGGCAAATATGCCAATGGGGTAGTCCTAGCAATATAATAAAGTCAAATTTATTAAAAGATGTTTTTAGAATAGAGTCTCACGTATACGAGGATGAAATAAATAAGTGCCCATATTTTATTCCATATAAGGTTCTTTAG
- a CDS encoding precorrin-8X methylmutase: MYIKNPMEIEDKSMDIIEEVMGDTHFTEEETIVAKRMIHATGDFEYRKIIVFKNDFIKEAKDSIKTEGTIFTDTKMASMGINKTALSKTDCKLKCFIDDERVLPLSEELGTTRSACAVDLAVAEGIDMFVFGNAPTALFRLLELVKEGKVNPRFIVGVPVGFVGAQESKEYLREFQIPSITTVGTKGGSNVAASIMNALLYMVVGR, encoded by the coding sequence TTGTACATAAAGAATCCTATGGAAATCGAAGATAAAAGCATGGATATAATTGAGGAAGTAATGGGAGATACACACTTTACTGAAGAAGAAACTATAGTTGCCAAAAGGATGATTCATGCTACTGGAGACTTTGAATATAGAAAAATTATAGTATTTAAAAATGATTTTATAAAAGAAGCTAAAGATAGTATAAAAACTGAAGGTACAATATTCACAGATACTAAAATGGCGTCTATGGGAATAAACAAAACTGCCTTATCAAAGACAGATTGTAAATTAAAATGCTTCATAGATGATGAAAGAGTTCTACCTCTATCAGAGGAATTAGGTACTACGAGATCAGCCTGTGCAGTAGATTTAGCTGTAGCAGAAGGTATAGACATGTTTGTATTTGGGAATGCTCCCACCGCTTTATTTAGACTTCTAGAATTAGTTAAGGAAGGTAAAGTAAATCCTAGATTTATAGTAGGAGTGCCTGTAGGTTTTGTAGGAGCTCAAGAGTCAAAGGAATATTTGAGAGAGTTTCAAATACCTTCTATAACAACAGTAGGTACTAAGGGAGGTAGCAACGTAGCCGCATCTATAATGAATGCTCTATTATACATGGTGGTTGGTAGATGA
- the cbiD gene encoding cobalt-precorrin-5B (C(1))-methyltransferase CbiD, whose protein sequence is MTLEMYVIKEGKRLRCGYTTGSCAAGAAKAAAIMLETGQKISYVEIDTPAGVRLKLEINNQKIEKEVASCSIVKDGGDDPDVTDGMEIFAEVRKREDNKIIIDGGKGVGRIRRKGLFGKVGQAAINPVPMKMIEKEVSEVSSRGYDISIYAPRGEEIGKKTFNENIGIEGGISIIGTKGIVYPMSEDALIKTIYMEVDMIEETYGTDNIVLVPGNYGEKISDSLGLSEGRVKISNYIGDSILYIYNKGFKSITLVGHVGKFSKLSIGVFNTHSKVCDGRMEAFIYYLALNGAPRELLDKVNNAITAEEGLNICIEAGYGEIVKSMERGAEEKIRKYLKDESYPVKVIIYSMERGVDMG, encoded by the coding sequence ATGACATTGGAGATGTATGTTATAAAAGAGGGAAAAAGGTTGAGATGCGGCTATACCACTGGGTCTTGTGCTGCTGGAGCTGCTAAAGCAGCAGCTATAATGCTGGAAACAGGGCAAAAAATAAGCTATGTAGAGATTGATACTCCAGCAGGAGTTAGATTAAAACTTGAGATAAATAATCAAAAAATTGAAAAAGAAGTAGCATCGTGCTCTATTGTAAAAGATGGGGGAGATGATCCAGATGTTACAGATGGAATGGAAATATTTGCTGAAGTTAGAAAAAGGGAAGATAATAAAATTATTATAGATGGTGGAAAAGGCGTAGGCAGAATTAGGAGAAAAGGTTTATTTGGCAAAGTAGGACAAGCAGCTATCAATCCTGTACCTATGAAAATGATAGAAAAAGAGGTTAGTGAGGTTTCAAGCAGAGGATACGATATAAGCATATACGCACCAAGAGGAGAGGAAATCGGTAAAAAAACTTTCAATGAGAACATTGGAATTGAAGGTGGTATATCAATAATTGGAACAAAGGGAATAGTCTATCCTATGTCAGAGGATGCACTGATTAAAACCATATATATGGAAGTAGATATGATAGAGGAGACCTATGGAACAGATAATATTGTATTAGTTCCAGGTAATTACGGTGAGAAGATATCAGATTCACTAGGATTATCAGAGGGTAGAGTTAAGATATCCAACTATATAGGCGATAGCATTTTATATATTTACAATAAAGGGTTTAAATCCATAACTTTAGTAGGACATGTTGGAAAATTTTCAAAGCTATCGATAGGTGTATTCAACACCCATAGTAAGGTCTGTGATGGTAGGATGGAGGCCTTTATATATTACTTAGCCCTTAATGGAGCTCCTAGAGAGCTATTAGATAAAGTAAACAATGCAATTACGGCAGAAGAAGGACTAAATATTTGTATTGAAGCAGGATATGGCGAAATTGTAAAAAGCATGGAACGTGGGGCAGAGGAAAAAATAAGAAAATATTTAAAAGATGAAAGCTATCCAGTAAAGGTAATTATTTATTCCATGGAAAGAGGTGTTGATATGGGATAA